One genomic segment of Pandoraea thiooxydans includes these proteins:
- the tcuB gene encoding tricarballylate utilization 4Fe-4S protein TcuB, with product MQSLEALTREAAALGANQMPAASSADEAEVGRIMQICNACRYCEGFCAVFPAMTHRLTFAKNDIHFLANLCHNCGACLHACQYAPPHEFAVNVPQAMARVRVETYTDYAWPAALGALYKRNGLTLALAAATGLALFLSLVALIQGQWASGPLAANFYAIFPHDTLALMFGAVFLFAVVALGIGVRRFWRDQAPGPASGGAAAEAAHDALRLKYLDGGHGQGCNESDDAFTLARRRFHHLTFYGFLSCFAATCVATLYHYLFDWQAPYALTSLPVVLGTLGGIGLVIGPAGLLWLNLRRHPLHGDARQKPMDRGFIALLLLVSISGLALLAWRESAAMGVLLAIHLGAVMALFATLPYGKFAHGVYRGAALLKWSIEKRHPPRLGVGGE from the coding sequence ATGCAGTCGCTTGAGGCGCTCACCCGCGAAGCCGCCGCCCTGGGCGCCAACCAGATGCCGGCCGCATCAAGCGCTGACGAAGCGGAAGTCGGCCGCATCATGCAGATCTGCAATGCATGCCGGTACTGCGAAGGTTTCTGCGCGGTGTTTCCCGCCATGACGCACCGGCTCACATTCGCCAAAAACGACATTCACTTTCTCGCCAACCTTTGCCACAACTGCGGCGCTTGCCTGCACGCGTGCCAATATGCGCCGCCCCACGAATTCGCCGTCAATGTGCCTCAGGCGATGGCCAGGGTGCGTGTCGAAACTTACACCGACTATGCGTGGCCGGCGGCTCTGGGCGCTCTGTACAAGCGCAATGGTTTGACGCTGGCGCTGGCCGCCGCGACCGGCCTGGCGCTGTTTCTGAGCCTGGTGGCGCTGATCCAGGGGCAGTGGGCCAGCGGGCCGCTGGCCGCCAACTTCTATGCGATTTTTCCGCACGATACGCTCGCGCTCATGTTTGGCGCGGTGTTTTTGTTCGCCGTCGTCGCGCTGGGCATCGGCGTGCGCCGCTTCTGGCGCGATCAGGCGCCCGGCCCCGCGTCGGGCGGGGCCGCGGCCGAAGCCGCGCACGATGCGCTGCGGCTCAAATATCTCGATGGCGGGCACGGCCAGGGCTGCAATGAGAGCGACGACGCCTTCACGCTGGCACGCCGACGTTTCCATCATTTGACCTTCTACGGTTTTCTGTCGTGCTTTGCCGCGACCTGCGTGGCGACGCTCTATCACTACCTGTTCGATTGGCAGGCGCCGTATGCGCTCACCAGCCTGCCGGTGGTGCTCGGCACGCTCGGCGGCATCGGCCTGGTGATCGGGCCGGCAGGACTGCTGTGGCTGAATCTGCGCCGCCACCCGCTGCACGGCGACGCGCGGCAAAAGCCGATGGACCGCGGTTTCATCGCCTTGCTGCTGCTGGTCAGCATCAGCGGACTGGCGCTGCTGGCCTGGCGCGAGAGCGCGGCGATGGGCGTGTTGCTGGCGATTCATCTGGGGGCGGTGATGGCGTTATTCGCCACGCTGCCGTATGGCAAGTTTGCCCACGGCGTATACCGCGGCGCGGCGCTGCTCAAGTGGTCGATCGAGAAGCGGCATCCGCCCAGGCTGGGGGTTGGCGGTGAGTAG
- a CDS encoding homoserine dehydrogenase — MRRINVAITGFGGIGRKVAELLLDRQPHYRARYQFDVRVVGVCGSSAGLIDEAGLDKARLGNRAAYTKGLTGSAFVESVPADVLFESSPTDFRTGGAALSYISAALQRRVHVIAISKGALALAYTSLSDVAARQKVALKLSGAAGSALPTIDLLQYNLAGCKISSVAAIVTGTTNVILSEMMDKECSFGEALSEAQHLGIAESDPSLDTDGWDTACKIAIVCNAAFGTAIKVQEMPRQGISGVTLEDVRRWRAGNVMPRLVGVIESVGATYDASVRLELCDETHPFFRVHGRNKAIRVSTDLMGDFVIVGGGSNPYGTAGAALKDFEHVLRDLYRPVE; from the coding sequence ATGCGCAGAATAAATGTAGCAATTACGGGCTTTGGCGGCATCGGCCGCAAGGTTGCCGAACTCTTGCTCGATCGCCAGCCTCACTATCGGGCAAGGTACCAGTTCGACGTACGCGTGGTCGGTGTTTGCGGCTCATCTGCAGGCCTGATCGATGAAGCCGGCCTGGACAAAGCGCGTCTTGGCAACCGGGCCGCTTATACCAAAGGCTTGACCGGATCGGCCTTCGTCGAAAGCGTGCCTGCCGATGTCTTATTCGAATCGAGCCCAACGGACTTTCGCACCGGGGGTGCCGCGCTGTCCTATATATCGGCGGCATTGCAACGACGGGTTCACGTTATTGCCATCTCCAAAGGAGCGCTGGCATTGGCCTACACATCGCTGAGCGACGTCGCAGCGCGCCAGAAGGTCGCATTGAAGCTTAGCGGGGCGGCTGGCTCGGCGCTTCCCACCATTGATTTGCTGCAGTACAACCTGGCAGGATGCAAAATTTCCTCGGTTGCCGCGATCGTGACCGGCACCACCAACGTGATCCTCTCGGAGATGATGGACAAGGAGTGCTCGTTTGGCGAGGCACTATCGGAGGCACAGCATCTGGGGATTGCGGAGTCGGACCCCTCCCTCGATACCGACGGTTGGGATACCGCCTGCAAGATCGCCATCGTGTGCAACGCGGCATTCGGCACAGCGATCAAGGTGCAAGAAATGCCTCGACAGGGAATCAGTGGCGTAACTCTTGAAGACGTGCGACGTTGGCGAGCCGGCAATGTCATGCCGCGCCTTGTCGGGGTCATCGAATCGGTCGGCGCGACTTACGACGCCTCGGTGAGGTTGGAGCTATGCGACGAAACACACCCGTTTTTCCGGGTGCACGGAAGAAACAAGGCCATTCGCGTGTCCACCGATTTGATGGGTGACTTCGTCATCGTTGGCGGCGGCTCCAATCCCTACGGTACCGCAGGTGCGGCTCTAAAGGACTTCGAACACGTCTTGCGCGATCTGTATCGGCCCGTGGAATAG
- a CDS encoding GntR family transcriptional regulator, with protein MNTKLSKPRREGASSSSAAGPLGEFVYDRLRADIREQRLLPGTRLREVEIAEKYGVSRTPVREALKRLATEGLLALSASRGFVVTELSNSHVMQLYAMREVLEGAAARFAAEQASPLEIQSLQQLCAQLEHAATPAQMAAGNRRLHDAIVAASHNVYLLQAMGVLRDTLELLGTTTYSSPGRMATGCRENAEIVERIAARDADGAEQAARRHIHNASLLRLKMLFGQEPASAPDSAAPMRPGQID; from the coding sequence TTGAATACCAAGCTCAGCAAGCCCCGACGCGAGGGCGCGAGCAGTTCTTCGGCCGCCGGGCCGTTGGGGGAGTTCGTGTACGACCGGCTGCGCGCCGATATCCGCGAGCAGCGCCTGTTGCCGGGCACGCGCTTGCGTGAAGTCGAAATCGCCGAAAAATACGGGGTCAGCCGCACGCCCGTGCGTGAAGCGCTCAAGCGCTTGGCGACCGAAGGGTTGCTGGCGCTTAGCGCCTCGCGCGGATTCGTCGTCACCGAGTTGTCCAACAGCCACGTCATGCAGTTGTATGCGATGCGCGAGGTACTCGAGGGCGCGGCGGCGCGTTTTGCCGCCGAGCAGGCCTCGCCGCTCGAAATCCAGTCGCTGCAGCAACTCTGTGCGCAGCTGGAGCACGCCGCCACGCCCGCGCAAATGGCAGCCGGCAACCGGCGTTTGCACGACGCCATCGTCGCGGCGTCGCACAACGTTTATCTGCTGCAGGCCATGGGGGTGCTGCGCGATACGCTGGAGCTGCTGGGCACCACCACTTATTCGTCGCCCGGGCGCATGGCCACGGGTTGCCGCGAGAACGCCGAGATCGTCGAGCGCATTGCCGCGCGCGACGCGGACGGCGCCGAGCAGGCCGCGCGCCGGCATATCCATAACGCCAGCCTGCTGCGGCTGAAGATGCTGTTCGGGCAGGAACCCGCGTCTGCCCCGGACTCGGCGGCGCCGATGCGGCCCGGGCAAATTGATTGA
- a CDS encoding SDR family oxidoreductase: MDLGLEGRRALVLSAGGGIGSAVAVALAREGAELFLADINEGALAAAVRRVEDEGGVAHSYVFDLASPEQTSEAMSKMLSAAASIDILFNNTGGPAPGPADGQPRESWEKVFGAMVLPVIAITDRVLPGMREKGWGRIITTTSSGVVAPIANLGLSNTARLSLLGWSKTLAKDVARDGVTVNVLVPGRIGTARTRFLDGVKASREQRDVSLVELESAASIPIGRYGRPEEYADVATFLASEKASYITGTVVRVDGGLIQSI; this comes from the coding sequence ATGGATCTGGGTCTCGAGGGGAGAAGAGCGCTGGTCCTCAGCGCCGGTGGCGGTATCGGCAGCGCGGTCGCGGTAGCGTTGGCTCGAGAGGGCGCGGAGCTATTCCTCGCGGACATCAATGAGGGTGCGCTCGCAGCTGCGGTTCGGAGGGTTGAGGATGAAGGTGGCGTCGCTCATTCGTACGTGTTCGACCTCGCTTCGCCAGAGCAGACTTCCGAGGCGATGTCCAAGATGCTTTCTGCGGCCGCTTCCATCGACATTCTGTTCAACAACACCGGAGGCCCCGCACCTGGACCAGCCGACGGGCAGCCGCGTGAGTCCTGGGAAAAGGTCTTCGGCGCCATGGTGCTTCCTGTCATCGCCATTACCGACCGGGTGCTGCCGGGAATGCGTGAGAAGGGGTGGGGGCGGATTATCACCACGACTTCCTCCGGCGTGGTCGCCCCGATTGCCAACCTTGGACTGTCCAATACGGCGCGGCTCAGCTTGCTCGGCTGGTCCAAGACGCTGGCGAAGGACGTCGCGCGAGACGGCGTAACGGTGAACGTGCTGGTGCCGGGGCGAATCGGCACAGCGCGCACGCGCTTCCTGGACGGTGTGAAGGCGAGCAGGGAGCAGCGCGACGTTTCCCTGGTGGAGCTCGAGAGCGCGGCATCCATCCCTATAGGCCGGTATGGCCGTCCTGAAGAATACGCTGACGTCGCCACCTTCCTCGCAAGTGAAAAGGCTTCCTACATCACTGGCACAGTGGTGCGCGTGGACGGTGGCCTTATCCAATCGATCTGA
- a CDS encoding pyridoxal phosphate-dependent aminotransferase: MNLLAASLNAVKPSPTLEIAKKAAQLRREGADVIGLAQGEPDFPTPQHIGVAAKDAIERGLTRYTDVDGTPELKAAIARKFLRENGLEYERSQISVGAGAKHVIFNALSASLNPADEVIIPAPYWVSYPDMVLLAGGNPVEVPCGPDQGYRLTAAQLRAAITPRTKWLILNSPGNPTGAGYSREELRALADVLLDFPNVFILTDDIYEHLRYDGWEFNTLARIESKLYPRTLTVNGVSKAYAMTGWRIGYAAGPELLVQAMAKIQSQSTSNPCSIAQHAALAALDGPMDFLRARNEVFRERRDLCLEAFNAIDGLECRRPEGAFYLFPSCSGWIGRKTPDGQRLNNDIAVARFLLEKARVAVVPGSAFGSEGHFRISFATDTEQLRQACKRLAAAAKQID, translated from the coding sequence ATGAACTTACTTGCCGCCTCGTTGAACGCAGTCAAGCCATCCCCGACGCTCGAAATCGCCAAAAAGGCTGCCCAGCTGCGTCGTGAAGGGGCGGATGTGATTGGGCTTGCCCAGGGCGAGCCCGACTTCCCGACGCCGCAGCACATCGGCGTCGCCGCCAAGGATGCAATTGAACGAGGCCTCACCAGATATACCGATGTAGATGGAACTCCGGAGCTGAAAGCGGCAATTGCCCGCAAATTCCTCCGTGAAAACGGTCTGGAATACGAGCGCAGCCAAATCAGCGTCGGGGCGGGCGCAAAGCACGTGATCTTCAATGCATTGAGCGCGAGTTTGAATCCCGCCGACGAGGTGATCATTCCCGCGCCCTACTGGGTTTCCTATCCCGACATGGTGCTTCTCGCGGGAGGAAATCCCGTCGAGGTGCCGTGTGGCCCGGACCAGGGCTACAGGCTGACGGCGGCCCAACTACGCGCTGCCATCACGCCCCGCACCAAGTGGCTAATCCTGAACTCTCCCGGCAATCCCACGGGCGCCGGGTACTCGCGGGAGGAGCTCAGGGCTCTGGCCGACGTCCTTCTGGATTTCCCCAACGTCTTCATCCTGACCGACGACATCTACGAGCACCTTCGCTATGACGGCTGGGAGTTCAATACGCTGGCCAGGATTGAGTCGAAGCTGTATCCGCGGACGCTCACTGTCAACGGCGTTTCCAAAGCCTACGCGATGACCGGCTGGCGCATTGGCTACGCCGCGGGCCCTGAGCTCCTGGTTCAGGCCATGGCGAAGATCCAGTCTCAGAGCACAAGCAATCCTTGCTCGATTGCCCAGCATGCCGCACTGGCCGCCCTCGATGGTCCCATGGACTTCCTGCGCGCTCGCAATGAGGTCTTCCGGGAGCGCCGCGACTTGTGTCTCGAAGCCTTCAATGCCATCGACGGCCTCGAATGCCGCAGGCCCGAGGGCGCCTTCTACCTCTTTCCGTCTTGCTCCGGCTGGATCGGTCGAAAGACACCTGACGGGCAGCGGCTGAACAACGACATTGCCGTAGCCAGATTCCTATTGGAAAAGGCGCGGGTAGCCGTCGTTCCAGGTAGTGCGTTCGGATCGGAGGGCCATTTCCGGATTTCGTTTGCAACAGACACCGAGCAGTTGCGTCAGGCATGCAAGCGGCTTGCCGCAGCGGCCAAGCAAATCGACTAG
- the tcuA gene encoding FAD-dependent tricarballylate dehydrogenase TcuA — protein sequence MVDVLVIGGGNAALCAALMAREAGASVLLLEASPREWRGGNTQHTRNLRCMHDGPQDVLVDAYPEEEYWQDLLKVTGGQTDEKLARLVIRASSNCRDWMRRHGVHFQPPLSGALHVARTNAFFMGGGKALVNAYYRSAEALGVQIRYNAPVDAIELDGERFVAARIGDERIAARSCVLAAGGFESNRAWLREAWGQVNGEWVADNFLIRGTRFNMGVLLKFMIKAGADAIGDPSQSHCVAIDARAPLYDGGICTRVDCVSLGVVLNRNAERFYDEGEDFWPKRYAIWGRLVAQQPGQIGYSIIDSKAIGRFMPPVFPGIQADTLAELAQATGLDVPTFVRTIETYNAACRVGTFDHAVLDDCHTEGIAPAKSHWARPIDTPPFYAYALRPGITFTYLGLKTNEQAAVHFDGKPSPNLFVAGEMMAGNVLGKGYTAGVGMSIGTAFGRIAGTQAARSAGQPATTSHGVSHAVA from the coding sequence ATGGTAGATGTATTGGTCATCGGCGGCGGCAACGCCGCCTTGTGCGCAGCGTTGATGGCGCGCGAGGCGGGCGCCTCGGTGCTGCTGCTGGAGGCTTCGCCGCGCGAGTGGCGTGGCGGCAATACGCAGCACACCCGCAATCTGCGTTGCATGCACGACGGCCCGCAAGACGTGCTGGTCGACGCCTATCCGGAAGAGGAGTACTGGCAGGATCTGCTCAAGGTTACCGGCGGGCAGACCGACGAGAAGCTTGCGCGGCTGGTGATTCGGGCCTCGTCGAACTGCCGCGACTGGATGCGCCGCCACGGCGTGCACTTTCAGCCGCCGTTGTCGGGCGCGCTGCACGTGGCGCGCACCAACGCTTTTTTCATGGGCGGCGGCAAGGCGCTCGTCAATGCCTATTACCGCAGTGCCGAGGCGCTCGGCGTGCAGATTCGCTACAACGCGCCGGTCGATGCGATCGAGCTCGACGGCGAGCGCTTCGTGGCAGCCCGCATTGGCGACGAACGGATCGCCGCGCGCAGCTGCGTGCTCGCCGCCGGCGGCTTCGAGTCGAACCGCGCGTGGCTGCGCGAGGCGTGGGGCCAGGTCAACGGCGAATGGGTGGCCGATAATTTTCTGATTCGCGGCACGCGCTTCAATATGGGCGTGCTGCTCAAGTTCATGATCAAGGCCGGCGCCGATGCGATTGGCGATCCGTCGCAATCGCATTGCGTGGCGATCGATGCGCGCGCGCCGCTCTATGACGGCGGCATCTGCACGCGCGTCGATTGCGTGTCGCTGGGCGTCGTGCTCAATCGCAACGCCGAGCGCTTCTATGACGAGGGCGAAGACTTCTGGCCCAAACGCTACGCGATCTGGGGCCGGCTGGTGGCCCAGCAACCCGGGCAGATCGGCTACTCGATCATCGACTCCAAGGCGATCGGCCGCTTCATGCCGCCAGTATTTCCGGGCATCCAGGCCGACACGTTGGCGGAACTCGCGCAAGCCACCGGGCTCGACGTACCGACTTTCGTCAGAACAATCGAAACCTACAACGCGGCGTGCCGGGTCGGCACCTTCGATCACGCGGTGCTCGACGACTGCCACACCGAGGGCATTGCGCCGGCCAAGAGCCATTGGGCGCGGCCGATCGACACTCCGCCGTTTTACGCTTATGCGCTGCGCCCGGGCATCACGTTTACCTATCTGGGGCTCAAGACCAACGAACAGGCGGCAGTGCATTTCGACGGCAAACCCAGCCCGAACCTGTTCGTCGCCGGCGAAATGATGGCCGGCAACGTGCTCGGCAAGGGCTATACGGCCGGCGTGGGCATGTCCATCGGCACCGCGTTCGGCCGCATCGCCGGCACCCAGGCTGCACGCTCGGCCGGCCAACCCGCTACAACCTCTCATGGAGTAAGTCATGCAGTCGCTTGA
- a CDS encoding ribonuclease activity regulator RraA: MTPLDPAIVKALSNVTTATLTTILLKKGLRNVWIRGAFPLAKDVPRVVGRVFTVRFVPAREDLATLESWASPKSSRGAIEQMPAGCVAVVDAMGVKDAGVWGDILCARMAKRGVRAMVTDGVVRDLAGVLGTGLPVWCSGAAAPPSVAGLTFVDWQQPVACGGVAVFPDDVIVADQDGAVLIPSALLDDIVDAAVEQERFEGWIMQEVNAGARLPGLYPPSDENKAKYQAACAKD, translated from the coding sequence ATGACCCCCCTTGATCCCGCCATCGTCAAAGCGCTGTCCAATGTCACGACGGCGACCCTCACCACCATCCTGCTTAAAAAAGGCCTTCGCAACGTCTGGATCCGCGGCGCGTTTCCTCTGGCGAAGGATGTTCCCCGCGTGGTTGGCCGTGTATTCACGGTGCGCTTCGTTCCGGCACGTGAAGACCTTGCAACACTCGAGTCCTGGGCTTCGCCGAAGTCTAGCCGCGGCGCCATTGAACAGATGCCGGCGGGTTGCGTCGCCGTGGTGGACGCCATGGGCGTCAAGGATGCCGGCGTCTGGGGTGACATTCTTTGCGCCCGCATGGCCAAGCGGGGGGTGCGGGCAATGGTTACGGATGGAGTCGTACGTGATCTGGCTGGCGTGCTCGGCACCGGCCTGCCCGTCTGGTGCAGCGGTGCTGCGGCGCCGCCCTCGGTCGCAGGCCTGACCTTCGTGGACTGGCAGCAACCTGTTGCCTGTGGCGGCGTAGCGGTATTTCCCGACGACGTGATCGTGGCCGATCAGGACGGTGCCGTCCTCATTCCAAGCGCTCTGCTCGACGATATCGTCGATGCCGCCGTGGAACAGGAGCGTTTTGAAGGTTGGATCATGCAGGAGGTGAATGCAGGTGCAAGGCTGCCCGGCCTATATCCGCCAAGTGACGAAAATAAGGCGAAGTATCAAGCTGCCTGCGCGAAGGACTGA
- a CDS encoding MFS transporter has product MQQATGHPTEKQIYKVALASIIGSVIEQYDFLVTGIIAATVWGDVFFKLPGLAAIAAAIAVYGMGIVIRPLGAYIFGNLADRVGRKDAMVYALVLMGVSTLLIGLTPSFDRIGVIAPALLIVFRLVQGISFGAEFGTASTWVVEQAARSKYRAFWGAWVGFAIPLGLLLGFGSVIVVKSLMTHEQFLNWGWRIFFVVGFIVAIVGIVIRTRTEDSFVFEGYKSKSELLAHPARQVWRDMPLRILRTSLVNAMFSGVFFLSFVFGTGYMKSVGFTAMQAETIGLIAAGFMLVFMIIGSLLADKINRRTILLTSAVVAFLFAIPYFYLLNTGNFMLAAIAEIVGFGFVFGFGYGAVPTFYTENFPTKYRASGASAGYQVSQIYGGGLIPILAGMMLRKYGIHHAYLYIGIMVMCYAVLAIFAILATPDTKGASLEA; this is encoded by the coding sequence ATGCAACAAGCAACGGGTCATCCCACCGAGAAGCAGATCTACAAGGTCGCCCTGGCCAGCATTATCGGTTCGGTCATCGAGCAATATGACTTTCTGGTAACCGGCATCATCGCCGCGACGGTCTGGGGCGATGTTTTTTTCAAGTTGCCGGGACTGGCCGCGATTGCCGCGGCCATCGCGGTGTACGGCATGGGTATCGTGATCCGCCCGCTTGGCGCATACATCTTCGGCAATCTCGCCGACCGCGTCGGGCGCAAGGACGCGATGGTCTATGCGCTGGTCCTGATGGGCGTGAGCACGCTGCTGATCGGGCTGACGCCCTCGTTCGACAGAATCGGCGTGATCGCACCGGCCCTGCTGATCGTTTTCCGGCTGGTGCAGGGCATCAGCTTCGGCGCCGAGTTCGGCACGGCCTCGACGTGGGTGGTCGAGCAGGCCGCCCGGTCGAAGTACCGCGCCTTCTGGGGCGCCTGGGTCGGCTTTGCAATCCCGCTCGGGCTGCTGCTCGGCTTCGGCTCGGTGATCGTCGTCAAGTCGCTGATGACGCACGAACAGTTTCTCAACTGGGGCTGGCGCATTTTCTTCGTGGTCGGATTCATCGTAGCCATCGTCGGCATCGTGATCCGAACCCGCACCGAAGACAGCTTCGTGTTCGAGGGCTACAAATCGAAGAGTGAACTCCTGGCCCATCCGGCCAGGCAGGTGTGGCGCGACATGCCGTTGCGCATCCTGCGCACGTCGCTGGTCAACGCCATGTTCAGCGGGGTCTTTTTCCTGAGCTTCGTGTTCGGCACCGGCTACATGAAATCGGTCGGCTTCACCGCCATGCAGGCCGAAACCATCGGCTTGATCGCCGCGGGCTTCATGCTGGTGTTCATGATCATCGGCTCGCTGCTGGCCGACAAGATCAATCGCCGCACGATCCTGCTGACCTCCGCCGTGGTGGCCTTCCTGTTCGCGATCCCGTACTTCTATTTGCTCAATACCGGCAACTTCATGCTCGCGGCGATCGCCGAGATCGTCGGCTTCGGGTTCGTGTTCGGTTTTGGCTACGGCGCGGTGCCGACCTTCTACACGGAAAATTTCCCGACCAAATACCGGGCGTCCGGTGCGAGCGCCGGCTATCAGGTGTCGCAGATCTACGGCGGCGGCCTGATTCCGATTCTGGCCGGCATGATGCTGCGCAAATACGGCATTCATCATGCTTACCTCTACATCGGTATCATGGTGATGTGCTACGCGGTGCTGGCGATTTTCGCAATCCTGGCCACGCCCGATACCAAAGGGGCCAGTCTCGAGGCGTAG
- a CDS encoding M20 aminoacylase family protein, whose product MDAKKSFCEVNDLTDAAEALRAIRHQIHRHPELAYEEVETGALVAQKLREWGYEVTTGVGKTGVVGTLKAGDGKRSIGIRADMDALPIVEETGLPYASQHPGKMHACGHDGHTTMLLGAAQYLANTRRFSGTVHLYFQPAEEHGVNSGARAMIEDGLFERFPCDAVFGMHNHPGMPPGTFLFRDGPFMSAGDKVFITIKGVGGHAARPHLTVDPVVAAASVVMALQTVVARNIDPTEPAVVTVGVLQAGTANNVISNSAKLELSVRSFSPAVREKLRQRITELVHDQAKSYGASAEIEYIMGYPVVVNSERETEFAIQVAQELVGPDKVVPHTGLLMGSEDFAYMLQQRPGCFLRLGNGEGEDGCMVHNPGYDFNDKNLPIGAAYWARLVERFLEP is encoded by the coding sequence ATGGACGCAAAAAAATCCTTCTGTGAAGTGAACGATCTGACCGATGCCGCCGAAGCGCTGCGCGCGATCCGCCACCAGATTCATCGGCACCCCGAATTGGCCTACGAAGAGGTCGAAACTGGCGCGCTGGTCGCCCAAAAGCTGCGCGAATGGGGTTATGAGGTCACCACCGGGGTGGGCAAGACCGGCGTGGTCGGCACCCTGAAAGCCGGCGACGGCAAGCGCAGCATCGGCATCCGCGCCGACATGGACGCGCTGCCGATCGTGGAGGAAACCGGCTTGCCCTACGCCAGCCAGCACCCCGGCAAAATGCACGCCTGCGGCCACGACGGCCACACCACGATGCTGCTGGGCGCAGCCCAGTACCTGGCGAATACGCGCCGGTTTTCCGGCACGGTTCATTTGTACTTCCAGCCGGCCGAAGAGCACGGCGTCAACAGCGGCGCACGGGCGATGATCGAGGACGGCCTGTTCGAGCGCTTCCCGTGCGACGCCGTATTCGGCATGCACAACCATCCGGGCATGCCGCCGGGCACCTTCCTGTTCCGCGACGGCCCGTTCATGTCGGCCGGCGACAAGGTGTTCATCACCATCAAGGGAGTCGGCGGGCATGCGGCGCGGCCGCATTTGACCGTCGATCCGGTGGTGGCCGCGGCCAGCGTCGTGATGGCCCTGCAAACGGTGGTCGCGCGCAACATCGATCCCACCGAGCCGGCCGTGGTGACGGTCGGCGTGTTGCAGGCGGGCACCGCCAACAACGTGATTTCAAACAGCGCCAAGCTCGAGCTGAGCGTGCGCTCGTTCAGCCCCGCGGTGCGCGAGAAACTCAGGCAGCGCATCACCGAGCTGGTCCACGATCAGGCCAAAAGCTATGGCGCGAGCGCCGAGATCGAGTACATCATGGGCTATCCGGTGGTGGTCAACAGCGAGCGCGAAACCGAATTCGCGATTCAGGTCGCGCAGGAGCTGGTGGGCCCCGACAAGGTCGTGCCCCACACCGGCCTGCTCATGGGCAGCGAGGATTTCGCCTACATGCTGCAGCAGCGCCCCGGCTGCTTCCTGCGGCTGGGCAACGGCGAGGGCGAAGACGGCTGCATGGTGCACAACCCCGGCTACGACTTCAACGACAAGAACCTGCCGATCGGCGCGGCATACTGGGCGCGGTTGGTCGAACGCTTTTTGGAGCCATGA
- a CDS encoding glutamine amidotransferase, protein MRLVPKKALAVSHVAFENLGTLRHVLSGRGFEIDEIDAATVDWDAFDATQFDLVVILGGPLGVADEPSYPFLTREIAFIKQCVDTSVPLIGACLGAQLIARVLGANVTPMGVKEIGFAAVELTEAGLESALHGLRSTPVLHWHGDEFEIPEGALHLARTSIGRNQAFAFGKHVLGLQFHLEVECADIERWLVGNSGELVQEKIDPAVLRAQALRYGNELAAVSAVVFTRWLRDLGL, encoded by the coding sequence ATGAGATTGGTTCCAAAAAAGGCCCTTGCGGTATCGCACGTGGCATTCGAAAACCTGGGGACATTGCGCCACGTTCTGTCGGGGCGTGGCTTCGAAATCGACGAGATCGACGCGGCAACCGTCGATTGGGATGCCTTCGACGCGACGCAGTTCGATCTCGTCGTCATCCTCGGTGGCCCGTTGGGCGTCGCTGATGAGCCCTCCTATCCATTCCTCACCAGGGAAATCGCATTCATAAAGCAATGCGTCGATACGAGCGTTCCCCTGATCGGCGCCTGCCTGGGCGCGCAACTGATTGCCCGTGTGCTTGGAGCAAACGTGACGCCCATGGGTGTCAAGGAAATCGGCTTTGCAGCCGTGGAGCTGACGGAGGCCGGGCTTGAGTCTGCGTTGCACGGGCTAAGGTCTACACCGGTCCTGCATTGGCACGGCGATGAGTTTGAAATCCCCGAGGGTGCGCTTCACTTGGCCAGAACGTCGATCGGACGCAACCAGGCATTCGCATTTGGCAAGCATGTTCTTGGACTGCAGTTCCATCTCGAGGTCGAGTGCGCGGATATCGAGCGGTGGCTGGTCGGCAATTCGGGAGAGCTTGTTCAGGAAAAGATCGACCCGGCTGTCCTGCGTGCGCAGGCCCTGCGCTACGGGAACGAGTTAGCCGCCGTGTCCGCCGTGGTATTCACGCGGTGGCTCCGGGACCTGGGTCTATAG